The Halotia branconii CENA392 region GGTTCAGACGTACCATCATATTGAATCCAGACTTTACTATTAATAATATCTATATGCACTACTGAACCATGTACGCGCCGCACTCCATCCCAACCGACGTGTACTACTTCGTAATGGTCGCGTTCTGAGTCAACCACAGATTCTGTCTCTATTTGACCATTAGCAGGTTTGTGATTGGCATATTCAAATATCAATTGACGAATGATTTCCCGATACCGAGTTAGCTTATCCATTTGATAATCCTATCTAATTGATCGTCAAAGACAATTAGGTTTATTTTTATGCTACTAAGGATTAACTAACCAAAGCGTTCAGAAAATATACATTCATAAACTCGCTTGGAAACTGCTATTAAACACTTACTGATAATTCTCACGCAGAAACTTCAAAAAAGTAAACGCACTTTGTTCTTAAAGTCAAAGTGCGATCGCAATACTTAACTTTTATCGGGCAGACATTTTGCCCGCCCAAAGCTGACTAAATATCTATCTCACTTAACTCACGACTCAAATGGTCAAAAGGCTCGTCTACAAAAGTAGTATCGGCCACACCCGCAGCTGCCACTTTTTCCTTAACCATATCTTTGAGAATTTGGATACCGCGAACTGTTGGACTAATAGGTACTCCTAAAGAGTTGTAAGTTTCTCGCAGTCCTTGCAATACTCGTTCATCCAACACATTTGTATTGCCAGCAACTAACGCATAAGTAGCGTAGCGCAAGTAATAGTCCATATCTCGCAGACAAGCCGCGTAACGACGAGTTGTATAGGCATTTCCGCCAGGACGAATCAACTCTGGTAATTCTTCAAATAATTCCAAACCAGCCTGCTTCACGAGTCCTGCGGCATTAGAATTGATCGCTGCTGCTGCTTGTATCCGTGCTGTGCCACTTTCAAAATATGATTTTAGGCTGTCGATCGCATTCCGGTCAAAATATCGACCAGCTACGTCATAATTCTTAATCAAGTTTGTTACTGCATCGCGCATTCCTTCTTCTCCCAATTGTTGCTATCTATGGTTTGATATTAATTTGTCTGCACTTATGCACCAGTAAATTTTTGTGCTATTTAAAATAGATTCAGCACAAAAATAATCATCCGCTACTTAAGGATTTTATGTCAAAGTTGACCCCCTCTGAGATGAACTTTCCAGTTTTGTGTAGATGATCAGGTAAAGGTTAATATAAGCTGTAATCCAGATCATCTGTAACAAAAACTACAAAATTCTCTAATATCCAGAATTTATGATATTTCAGGTGTGTCACAACTGGGTTCAGATCAGCAAGATGAGGAAGCTTTGGCGGATTCTGATTTTACTTTAGGAAATTGGTAGAGAAGGAGTAACAATGACAACCCCACAAGAAGTCTTGAAGATGATTCAAGACCAAAAAATTCAGATGATTGATCTGAAATTCATCGATACACCAGGAACTTGGCAGCATTTAACGGTTTATCACAACCAAATTGATGAAAGCTCATTTGATGATGGTGTACCTTTTGATGGTTCCAGCATTCGGGGTTGGAAAGCAATCAACGAATCAGACATGACAATGGTACTCGATCCCAACACTGCTTGGATCGACCCGTTCATGAAAGAGCCAACACTAAGTATAGTTTGTAGTATTAAAGAACCCCGCACTGGTGAATGGTATAGCCGTTGCCCACGCGTTATTGCTCAAAAAGCAGTAGACTATCTAGTTTCCACAGGCATTGGTGATACAGTCTTTTTTGGCCCTGAAGCTGAATTTTTTATCTTTGATGATGTCCGCTTCGACCAAACTGCTAACCAAGGTTACTACTACGTAGATTCTATAGAAGGTCGTTGGAACTCTGGTAGAGAAGAAGGGCCCAACTTGGGTTACAAACCACGCTTCAAAGAAGGCTACTTCCCAGTATCGCCAACGGATAGCTTCCAAGATATGCGTACAGAAATGCTGCTGACAATGGCAGAGTGTGGTGTACCCATTGAAAAACAACACCACGAAGTTGCGACCGGTGGTCAGTGCGAATTGGGTTTCCGCTTTGGAAAATTGATTGAAGCTGCTGACTGGCTGATGACCTACAAATATGTCATCAAGAATGTTGCTAAGAAATACGGCAAAACCGTCACCTTCATGCCAAAACCAATTTTTGGCGATAACGGTTCTGGGATGCACTGTCACCAGTCTATCTGGAAAGATGGTAAACCCACATTTGCAGGTGATAAGTATGCTGGTTTGAGTGAAACAGCGCTTCATTACATTGGTGGTATCCTCAAGCACGCACCAGCACTGTTAGCAATTACCAATCCCACCACTAACTCTTACAAGCGTTTAGTACCTGGTTATGAAGCACCGGTGAACTTAGCCTACTCCCAAGGTAATCGTTCTGCTTCTGTGCGGATTCCTCTATCTGGTACTAACCCCAAAGCTAAACGGCTAGAGTTCCGTTGTCCAGATGCTACCTCTAACCCTTACTTAGCATTTGCTGCTATGCTTTGTGCTGGTATAGATGGAATCAAAAATAAAATCCATCCTGGTGAACCCCTAGATAAAAACATCTATGAACTTTCTCCAGAAGAACTAGCGAAAGTACCTTCAACACCTGGTTCTCTAGAAAAGGCGTTAGGACATCTGGAAAATGATCACGCTTTCTTGACAGAAACAGGCGTATTCACAGAAGATTTTATCCAGAATTGGATTGATTACAAATTAGCTAACGAAGTTGAGCAATTGCAGTTGCGTCCTCATCCTTACGAGTTTTACCTCTATTACGATTGCTAATTGCCGCAGATGAAAGGAAACTCTTAACGGGCAACAGGTGAGTCCAGCACTGCGGGAGGGTTTCCCTCCGCAGGTGACTGGCGAATCCGAAGGGCAACAGAAAGACTAAGCCATCCACAAGACAGTTATCAGTCAAAAGCTACTTGATAACTGTTAACTGTTAACTGATTTAACCTTATTTCAGGGCTAATTTTCTTTTTCTATTTCCTATTCCCGCCTTGTTGGTGCAACCTCTCGCCGAGAAGGGGCATTAGTTTTAAATTTTTTAGCCACCTCACGGGGTGGCTTTTTTCAGAGTTTTTAGTTGAGTCAAATCATCAAGCTGAGAAATCATGCAACCTAGTACAGCACAGAGAAAATAAAATTTTGAAAAGTGTTAAGAACCTTCTATTGCCATGAGCTTAATAACTGCTGCAACTAATTCTTCTGCGTCAAAAGGTTTGGATAAGTGTATCTGAAACCCTGCTTGTAGTGCTTGTTGCTGATCATAGTTTCTCGCAAAAGCTGTCAAAGCGATCGCCAAAATTGTTCCACCTTGTTCTGCTGTCCAAGTTCTCACCTCACGAATTAGCATATAGCCATCCATTCCGGGCATACTAATATCGCTAATTAATACATCTGGCTTTTTCTGTTTCAGGGTTTGTAATGCTTCCAAGGCTGAAGATGTCGCAATCACTTCAGCTCCGTCTTGCTGTAAAACAAAAACAATGAAATCTCGTGAATCAGCATCATCATCAACCACTAAAATCTGTATGTTAGCTAAAGGTAAAGATTGAGGAGTTAATGATAAGTGATGATTTTTTTCATCTGCCCTGCTTAAACTTTCATTTTGCAGAAGCGGTAACTGGACGGTAAACTTTGACCCTTGATTCTCGCCAGTACTTTCTGCTTTAACTGTACCACCATGCATTTCGATAATCTTACGCACAATTGCTAGCCCTAATCCTAATCCGCCAAATGTTCTAGTGGAGCTACTATCTGCTTGTCGGAAGTAATCAAAAGCATAAGGTAAAAACTCTGCGCTCATTCCCTTACCTGTATCACTAACTACAATTTGAGCGTAGTTATCAACTTGCTCTAGTCGCACTTCTACTTTTCCACCACTAGGTGTAAACTTGACAGCATTGGAAAGGAGATTCCAAACTACTTGCTGCAAGCGGGCAGAATCACCTATCACTAGTCCTACATTCGGTGCAAATATTTTAGTTACTTGAATTGATTTAGTTTCTGCCGCTAAACGCATTGTTTCTAGTGCGAGCAAAACTATGGGTTCTAAGTTTAAATTAGTAATATTCAATACTAATTTGCCCTGTAAAATTCTAGAGATATCCAGCAAATCTTCAATTAGTTGTACTTGTAGTTTGGCATTACGCTCAATTGTTGCTAAAGCTTGAGATATTTTTGCTGGCTCCAGTCGACGGTTTTGCAATAACTTAGACCAACCAAGAATAGCGTTAAGTGGAGTGCGTAGCTCATGAGAAAGAACGGCAAGAAATTCATCTTTAATACGATTAGCTGATTCTGCTTTTGCTCGTGCTATTTGTTCTAATTCCAGTAGGTGGGCGCGTTGTTGTAATATTTGTTTTTGTTCGTCAATATCAGTACAAGTCCCAAACCATTTGATTACACGATCTTGCTCATCTTTAAGGGGAAAGCCTCGCGCTAGTTGCCAACGATAGGAACCATCACCAGCCCATTTGAACCGATATTCATTTTCATATAAAGTGCCACGTTTTACAGCATTTAACCACACTTTTTCAGCTTGTTCTACATCATCTGGATGCAACGCTGCCACCCAACCAGAACCCAAAGACTGCTCTAATGTTAGCCCTGTATAATCGTACCAATTTTGATTAAAATAATCACATTGACCGTCAGCATTAGTTGTCCATACAAGCTGAGGAATTGCATTAGCTAAGTAACGGTAACGCTGTTCACTTTGTCGTAGAACTTCTACAACACGCTGACGTTCAGCTATTTCTTGTTGTAATTGTTCGTTAGTCTTGGTAATTTCATTGGTACGCAGAGTAACCAATTCTTCTAAATGATCCTCAACCCGTAACCGTTCGGTTATTTGTATTTGCAGTTGTTGATTTGTTTGTTCTAGTTGAGCAGGACTGGGAAGTGCAAGCGCTTGTGGCACTAGTGGCACAAGTTCTATGGCTGTAATTACAGATATTATTGCAGTTACTGCTTTGACTAATCCCGACAGCCAATAGGTGGGATGCCAAAGTGTCCAAATCTCCAATATATGAGTAGTGCCGCAAGCAACAATAAATGCGCTAAATAGTAAGAAAATCCAATCAAAAGGTAGATCTTGCCGCTTGCGAACAAAATAAAACAGTGTTGTTGGAATCGAGTAATATGCTACGGCAATAAGTGCGTCAGAAATTAAGTGTAACCACACTAAATTTGTCTGCCATAAATAGCAATGTCCATGTGGGATAAATGATCCTGAACTAAATAAATTACTCCATAATTCTGACATAGGTTTTAAGATAGGCATTCTCAATTTTTGATCGCATATAAACTCAGCTAATTAGCAAACAAAATTAGATGTTTCAACTGAAGTTATGAGGTAAATTTGTGGTTAATAACTCCTGATTTTACTTGTGGAAAATATTTATTTATCAGTTGGGCGTATTATTTCTAACATAGCTGAATGATATAGGAATCCGATTTGATTTGGTGAAATTACTTGCGTGGGCGGGGAACAGGAAACAGGGAACAAGAATCTTTGAGGTGTACTGAATTTTTTCAAAAATAAAAAAAGTAGCAAGTTAATACACTACTCTTTAATACTAAAAAATTCAGACAGCAAAAAGCGATCGCTCATCCCAAATTACAGTTTATTGGTTCAGGCGATCGTCCCAATAACTATATAATTCGTAACTATTTGCTTTTCAGTTCAATATAATTATTCTCATTTTACAGTTTTACACCTGGAACCACGCTGTTAAAGCCACCGCCAAAGCATCAGCAGCATCATCTGGCTGGGGAATTTCTGCTAAATTTAACTCCCGCGCCACCGCATCTTGAACTTCTGATTTATCTGCATTACCGTAGCCTGTTAAAGCTTGTTTGATTTGAGCAGGAGTAAATTCTATATATGGTAAATTATGTTGCGCTAAAGTCAACATAACTACACCTCTTGCTTGTGCCACGAGGATTGTACTTGACATACGATAGAAAAACAATTTCTCGATCGCAACCAAATCTGGTTGTAATTCTTGAATCAGGGTGTGTAAATCGTCAAATATTGTACATAGGCGTTGTCCCATTTCTGCATCTGCCGATGTCCGAATTACGCCAAAATCTAGCATATTGACTGCTGTGTTTTGTCCTTTAGTAGCAGCCTGTGTACAGTTAATTGCTCCAAATCCTAAAATTGCCAGTCCTGGATCTAGTCCTAAAATTCGTTTTTCCATTAAACTCACTTTTATCAAGTCAGGGTACTGTTTTATGGGGAACACTGGCAACTTTAACGACTCACTTTTAATCTAATCACACAGAAAAATTTAATAATGTGCCACTTGGTGTTAAAACCAGGTAGTGTACATTTTCTGTTAATCATTAGTTTGTTCCCCCCTGCTCCCAATTAGGTATGTCAATCGGTTTTCTTAGACAAGCCCTCAACACTTTGCAAAAACGGTCACGTAGTCGAACTTCCTATCGGGTCAACCAGTGGTTCAAATGGTTATCCCCTGGACTCTCTGTCAAACGTTGGTTGTTGATTAGTGTTGGAGGTGTACTGCTAGCTAGTTTGGGGTTAGCTATTTGGATTAAGCTCACCCCGATTTTTTGGATGATTGAGTTGGTTAAGGGTTTTTTAGGAGTGATTACTGACCTCTTACCCAACTATATCAGTGGGCCTTTAGTGCTGCTTGGCGGCTTGCTGTTGCTGCTGTGGGGGCAAACTCGCACCGTCAGTTCAATTACTAAGGTATTAAGACCAGAAGGTGAAGAAGAACTAATTGATGTCCTGCTGGCTTATCGGCGATTATATAGAGGGCCAAAAATCGTCGTGATTGGTGGAGGTACAGGACTTTCTACCTTACTGAGAGGACTCAAAACATACAGTGCTAATATTACTGCAATTGTAACTGTAGCTGATGATGGTGGGTCTTCTGGAAGGTTACGCCAAGAATTTGGAGTTTTACCACCAGGGGATATTCGTAATTGTTTGGCAGCTTTAGCAGATGAAGAAAAGTTATTAACAGAATTATTTCAATATCGCTTTCGGGCTGGGGATGGATTGACAGGTCACAGTTTTGGTAACTTGTTTTTAACGGCAATGAGTGATATTACTGGCGACTTAGAACGGGCAGTTGCAGCCAGTTCTAAAGTGCTAGCCGTGCGCGGGCAAGTTTTGCCAGCAACTTTGAGTGATGTTCGTCTTTGGGCAGAATTAGCTGATGGTCGCCGGATTGAGGGCGAGTCAAGTATTCCCAAAGCGGGGGGAAAAGTTGTCAAAATTGGCTGCATTCCTGCTAATCCTCCAGCAGTACCAGCAGCTATTAAGGCAATTAAAGAAGCCGATTACATTATTATTGGCCCAGGTAGTCTTTATACGAGCTTAATTCCTAATTTACTTGTACCAGAAATTGCCGATGCGATCGCTGCGACACAAGCCCCACGTATCTATGTCTGCAATATCATGACCCAACCGGGAGAAACTCAAGGATACACAGTTGCTGACCACATCAGAGCAATAGATACTGCTTGCGGGCATAGACAGCTTTTTGATGCTGTATTAGTACATAAAAAATCTCCCTCTGAGCAATCACTCATCCGCTACGCCCAACAAAACTCCCATCCTGTCTTCTTAGATAGAGAAGCTGTCTCTTTATTAGGGCGACGGATTGTGCCAGCGAATATCTTATATGAAGACGAAACAGGTTTTGTACGTCACAATCCCCAAAAACTAGCACAAGTTTTGTTACGTTGGTACAGTAGAACTCATCACAAAACTCGCGATGGGAAATGAAAATATTTCTTGCAGATGCACAAGCGACGCTACGTTTAGGAATGACTCTTGGTCAAAATCTTAGTGTCGGTAGTGTCATCTTGCTAGAGGGTGATTTAGGCGCTGGCAAAACTACATTAGTACAAGGTATTGGACAAGGTTTAGCTATCAGCGAACCAATTGTTAGCCCTACTTTTACTCTGATTAATGAGTATACCGAAGGACGCTTACCGCTTTACCATTTGGATTTATATCGCTTAGAACCACAAGAGGTTTTAGCCTTAAACCTAGAAACTTACTGGGAAGGTCTTGAGGTAATGCCAGGTATTGTAGCGATTGAGTGGGCTGAACGAATGCCCTGTAAGCCTCATGTTTATCTCAACGTGCATTTGACTTATGGAGATGAGGGCGATCGTCAAGCTGAAATTATACCTTTTAATTGTGTCATCAGTGAATTTATTACTACCATTTGAGTATTTTTTCTGAAGTTGGGAAAAAATACTGTCTGATATTTAAATTAGCATCTGATGATTATGAATGACTGAATTTGGATGCAATGGGTTATTGAATTTATGAGGCTGAATAGACAAATCGCCCCACACCGCATCATTAACTGACTAATACTATCAGTGTCATACCCAAGAGATCCTAACTTGATTACAGCACTACAAAATTTTCACCGATAGTCGAGGGAGGATTCCACACTCGTTCTATCTACCGCTACCACGCTCATCCACAAAATTCACTAACATTGTTGTCCTTATTATTCAGATTCAGAAATCAATGAAATACTGTTATTCGGTCACGATTGGCATCTACTAGTTTTCTGCCTGAGGTTAGCTATGATGGGTGAAGACATTGACTCAAAGCGTCTCAACAGAACAATACTCTTGCAGGTTATATCTCTTAATCCAGCAAACCGCCAAATTTTTAGAACACCTGCACTCAAAAAAAATATAATTTAACTGAGGATTGACATAAACTTGTCCTCTGGTGGATCATCTTGACTGTTAAGGCTCATAAATGAATTTCAGTTACCTAGTAATTATTGGTAATTTTTTTTCATCTACTTGTATCATGGTTGTGCTGATTAACTCATTGTTTTGATGTATCGGTAAATCAGTCCTCGACTTTATTTGAGCAGATGCTTGTTTGTCGATTATTAAACCGTTTTAACCAATAAACATCAGCTTTCTGGCAACATCACTTTTGTTACCAGAAGGTAGTCAAAAGTGTAAAAAACCCGTTTTAAGAGCCTAATAATTAAGTGCATATAAAGTTTTTATATGTATAAAACTGAATTTTCATAGAAAGTTGCCCGTTTACTTAACCCTATTAATTCTCTACAGTTTTTAGAGGAAAAATCCGGATAGTTAAGCACCAAAAGCTAGCCTAAAAAAGTTAAACAGTTACCGATTTCCGTATTTATCGTTTAACTTATGGTCATGCTTAGTATTCCCATAAGAGCTTGCGGATCTGCATACAAAAATGTATAAATCCTAAATTCATGAGATAAATTAATTATTTTTTTTTAAACTACAAGCTATTCTTATAGTGCTTTTCGCTTGTATGTAATACATTCCAGTCAGGAAAAGGAGCTAGGAACTAGAGGCTAGGGGCTAGAGTAGTGTATTTCATCAGTATAAATATTTATACTTATAAATAGTAGTAACGCTAGTCAGAAATCAAAGTTCAAAAAAAACCGAAATAAAATAGCAGTCCCATCTCCAGCTTTTGACACTGATGACAGAACTGCTATTTATTGTCAAATCTAAAATTTCTACTTATGTAATTACTTAATTCATACCGAAATAGATCATCTCGCACTAGGGTAAAGTGGCGACTGATCTATTTCTCCAACATGATTGAGAGGCCAAAAACGTACTATAGCGCGACCTATAATGTTCTCACGAGGAACAACACCCCAGCAGCGGCTATCATAGCTGCTGTTACGGTTATCACCTAGCACTAAGTACGAATTAGGTGGTATGGTTTCTGGCTTTGCTAAATAAGGTGGCTGCTGTCCTGATGTGCAAACATCAATTGCTGTGATTTGCTGTGAACTCAGGTATTTACCTTCTTGAAGGGGTTTTTTGTTGATATATACCTTACCATTCCTGAGTTCTACTATCTCTCCAGGTAACGCAATTATACGTTTGATAAAGGCATCTTGGTATTGCTCTTTTTGTAGCTCTTCTGTAGGTGAAAAAACTACAATATCTCCCCTTTGCGGTTCTGAAAACTTATACTTCAACTTATCAACAATAATTTTGTCTGCTTCCCACTGATTTGGGGTTCCGTGCAGTGTTGGCTCCATAGAACCAGAAGGAATCCAGCGAGCTTCAGCAACAAAAGTACGAATGCCTAGGGCTAGAACGATACTTAATACAACTGTTCTACCTAGCTCTGCGATCCAGGAATTATCGGGTTGTTGACTAGAGTTGTTATCAGACACTTGGTTTTGCATTAAATTACTGAAGTAAGGAAAAGCGTGGATATTCACTCACCTAAAGAGACTTTATATCTTGATCTTAGCGGCAGATATGTCGGTTTTTTGGTAACCCGACTTATAAGTTAAAAGTAAATTTTTTTTACCATTATGCAAAAAATTATTACCAAGAGTGCAACTAAGTTTAACCTAAAAGCATAGTTTTCTGTAACACATCGTTTCTTATTTGAAATATTATTAACTCCATGCCATCTCTAGAAAGTTTACTGATTCGCCACGCTCACATTATTCTACCTAATGGGGAATTGATGTTAGGAGATGTGCT contains the following coding sequences:
- a CDS encoding XisI protein, which translates into the protein MDKLTRYREIIRQLIFEYANHKPANGQIETESVVDSERDHYEVVHVGWDGVRRVHGSVVHIDIINSKVWIQYDGTSEPVAEALLEAGVPREDIVLAFHPVELRQYTDFAVC
- the apcB gene encoding allophycocyanin subunit beta; translated protein: MRDAVTNLIKNYDVAGRYFDRNAIDSLKSYFESGTARIQAAAAINSNAAGLVKQAGLELFEELPELIRPGGNAYTTRRYAACLRDMDYYLRYATYALVAGNTNVLDERVLQGLRETYNSLGVPISPTVRGIQILKDMVKEKVAAAGVADTTFVDEPFDHLSRELSEIDI
- the glnA gene encoding type I glutamate--ammonia ligase, whose amino-acid sequence is MTTPQEVLKMIQDQKIQMIDLKFIDTPGTWQHLTVYHNQIDESSFDDGVPFDGSSIRGWKAINESDMTMVLDPNTAWIDPFMKEPTLSIVCSIKEPRTGEWYSRCPRVIAQKAVDYLVSTGIGDTVFFGPEAEFFIFDDVRFDQTANQGYYYVDSIEGRWNSGREEGPNLGYKPRFKEGYFPVSPTDSFQDMRTEMLLTMAECGVPIEKQHHEVATGGQCELGFRFGKLIEAADWLMTYKYVIKNVAKKYGKTVTFMPKPIFGDNGSGMHCHQSIWKDGKPTFAGDKYAGLSETALHYIGGILKHAPALLAITNPTTNSYKRLVPGYEAPVNLAYSQGNRSASVRIPLSGTNPKAKRLEFRCPDATSNPYLAFAAMLCAGIDGIKNKIHPGEPLDKNIYELSPEELAKVPSTPGSLEKALGHLENDHAFLTETGVFTEDFIQNWIDYKLANEVEQLQLRPHPYEFYLYYDC
- a CDS encoding hybrid sensor histidine kinase/response regulator is translated as MSELWSNLFSSGSFIPHGHCYLWQTNLVWLHLISDALIAVAYYSIPTTLFYFVRKRQDLPFDWIFLLFSAFIVACGTTHILEIWTLWHPTYWLSGLVKAVTAIISVITAIELVPLVPQALALPSPAQLEQTNQQLQIQITERLRVEDHLEELVTLRTNEITKTNEQLQQEIAERQRVVEVLRQSEQRYRYLANAIPQLVWTTNADGQCDYFNQNWYDYTGLTLEQSLGSGWVAALHPDDVEQAEKVWLNAVKRGTLYENEYRFKWAGDGSYRWQLARGFPLKDEQDRVIKWFGTCTDIDEQKQILQQRAHLLELEQIARAKAESANRIKDEFLAVLSHELRTPLNAILGWSKLLQNRRLEPAKISQALATIERNAKLQVQLIEDLLDISRILQGKLVLNITNLNLEPIVLLALETMRLAAETKSIQVTKIFAPNVGLVIGDSARLQQVVWNLLSNAVKFTPSGGKVEVRLEQVDNYAQIVVSDTGKGMSAEFLPYAFDYFRQADSSSTRTFGGLGLGLAIVRKIIEMHGGTVKAESTGENQGSKFTVQLPLLQNESLSRADEKNHHLSLTPQSLPLANIQILVVDDDADSRDFIVFVLQQDGAEVIATSSALEALQTLKQKKPDVLISDISMPGMDGYMLIREVRTWTAEQGGTILAIALTAFARNYDQQQALQAGFQIHLSKPFDAEELVAAVIKLMAIEGS
- the ruvC gene encoding crossover junction endodeoxyribonuclease RuvC → MEKRILGLDPGLAILGFGAINCTQAATKGQNTAVNMLDFGVIRTSADAEMGQRLCTIFDDLHTLIQELQPDLVAIEKLFFYRMSSTILVAQARGVVMLTLAQHNLPYIEFTPAQIKQALTGYGNADKSEVQDAVARELNLAEIPQPDDAADALAVALTAWFQV
- a CDS encoding gluconeogenesis factor YvcK family protein, which codes for MSIGFLRQALNTLQKRSRSRTSYRVNQWFKWLSPGLSVKRWLLISVGGVLLASLGLAIWIKLTPIFWMIELVKGFLGVITDLLPNYISGPLVLLGGLLLLLWGQTRTVSSITKVLRPEGEEELIDVLLAYRRLYRGPKIVVIGGGTGLSTLLRGLKTYSANITAIVTVADDGGSSGRLRQEFGVLPPGDIRNCLAALADEEKLLTELFQYRFRAGDGLTGHSFGNLFLTAMSDITGDLERAVAASSKVLAVRGQVLPATLSDVRLWAELADGRRIEGESSIPKAGGKVVKIGCIPANPPAVPAAIKAIKEADYIIIGPGSLYTSLIPNLLVPEIADAIAATQAPRIYVCNIMTQPGETQGYTVADHIRAIDTACGHRQLFDAVLVHKKSPSEQSLIRYAQQNSHPVFLDREAVSLLGRRIVPANILYEDETGFVRHNPQKLAQVLLRWYSRTHHKTRDGK
- the tsaE gene encoding tRNA (adenosine(37)-N6)-threonylcarbamoyltransferase complex ATPase subunit type 1 TsaE, producing the protein MKIFLADAQATLRLGMTLGQNLSVGSVILLEGDLGAGKTTLVQGIGQGLAISEPIVSPTFTLINEYTEGRLPLYHLDLYRLEPQEVLALNLETYWEGLEVMPGIVAIEWAERMPCKPHVYLNVHLTYGDEGDRQAEIIPFNCVISEFITTI
- the lepB gene encoding signal peptidase I, coding for MQNQVSDNNSSQQPDNSWIAELGRTVVLSIVLALGIRTFVAEARWIPSGSMEPTLHGTPNQWEADKIIVDKLKYKFSEPQRGDIVVFSPTEELQKEQYQDAFIKRIIALPGEIVELRNGKVYINKKPLQEGKYLSSQQITAIDVCTSGQQPPYLAKPETIPPNSYLVLGDNRNSSYDSRCWGVVPRENIIGRAIVRFWPLNHVGEIDQSPLYPSAR